In the genome of Dermacentor silvarum isolate Dsil-2018 chromosome 1, BIME_Dsil_1.4, whole genome shotgun sequence, one region contains:
- the LOC119461223 gene encoding cytoplasmic polyadenylation element-binding protein 3 isoform X2 yields MGDYTFSVSANVRALSPVEFQPNPGNSALFFTPDQIGHTMQDDLLLEKSAGKQASSQLSTASVETTSNGEQALEEYSSRKGKGEDPAANSLPEKTESPDVVPSPLQMGFSSEVIATSGANFWSAVAADEAFIQGIPTVNGTLAFPSFPSPMLGAGHPQRRAITGAHNFAAPTRGPPPQGPPLFKAYSSWSSPQQPSWSSPPWSGLTQKRSVPSLGPLSPAGKESPKFRRSTSLPKPDEDGFQVAQGPLDTLRFPLEQQLLDMVRQDPPEAAAHYCKPWGGLGAASTLGSAAAYPGAAAEFRPDEARLQARGGRGGFSRRKGRAGGGGGGGGGGGGGGPWLLAGAKSPFFLDGDLVLEEQRCSPKGGEPAAERYSRKVFVGGLPPDIDEEEITASFRRFGPLVVDWPHKAESKSYFPPKGYAFLLFQDECSVQALMDACIQEEDKLYLCVSSPTIKDKPVQIRPWRLGDADFVLDASLPLDPRKTVFVGGVPRPLKAVELAMIMDRLYGGVCYAGIDTDPELKYPKGAGRVAFSNQQSYIAAISARFVQLQHGDIEKRVEVKPYVLDDQMCDECQGARCGGKFAPFFCANVTCLQYYCEHCWATIHSRPGREFHKPLVKEGADRPRAVPFRWC; encoded by the exons ATGGGGGATTATACTTTCAGTGTATCCGCCAATGTGAGGGCCTTGTCTCCCGTCGAGTTCCAGCCCAATCCAGGTAACAGCGCCCTATTCTTTACTCCCGATCAAATTGGCCACACGATGCAAGACGACCTGCTGCTTGAGAAGAGCGCCGGCAAACAGGCCTCATCCCAGCTGTCGACTGCAAGTGTCGAGACTACATCTAACGGAGAACAAGCCCTAGAAGAGTATTCGTCGCGCAAGGGCAAAGGGGAAGACCCAGCAGCGAATTCGCTGCCCGAGAAGACGGAGAGCCCGGACGTAGTGCCTTCTCCGCTGCAAATGGGCTTTTCGTCGGAGGTGATCGCCACCTCGGGAGCCAACTTTTGGTCAGCTGTGGCGGCGGACGAAGCCTTTATCCAGGGCATCCCGACTGTTAACGGCACGCTGGCTTTTCCCAGCTTCCCGAGCCCGATGTTGGGCGCAGGCCACCCCCAGCGGCGGGCCATCACGGGCGCGCACAATTTCGCTGCGCCGACTAGGGGCCCGCCGCCTCAGGGGCCCCCCCTGTTCAAGGCCTACTCCAGCTGGAGCAGCCCGCAGCAGCCGAGCTGGTCGAGCCCACCGTGGAGCGGTTTGACCCAGAAGCGCTCGGTTCCCAGCCTTGGGCCGCTCTCGCCGGCCGGCAAAGAGAGCCCCAAGTTTCGTCGGAGCACTTCGCTGCCCAAGCCGGACGAGGACGGCTTCCAG GTCGCCCAGGGCCCGCTGGACACGCTGCGGTTCCCGCTCGAGCAGCAACTGCTCGACATGGTGCGCCAGGATCCGCCTGAAGCAGCGGCCCACTACTGCAAGCCGTGGGGTGGCCTCGGTGCTGCATCGACGCTCGGCTCGGCGGCCGCGTACCCGGGCGCTGCTGCCGAGTTCAGGCCCGACGAGGCTCGGCTTCAGGCGCGCGGAG GACGTGGCGGCTTCTCgcggaggaaagggcgcgcgggcggcggcggcggtggtggtggcggcggtggcggcggcgggcCCTGGCTCTTGGCCGGCGCCAAGTCGCCTTTCTTCCTGGACGGCGACCTGGTGCTCGAGGAGCAGCGCTGCTCGCCCAAGGGCGGCGAGCCGGCGGCCGAGCGCTACTCGCGCAAGGTGTTCGTGGGCGGGCTGCCGCCAGACATCGACGAGGAAGAGATCACCGCCAGCTTCAGACGGTTTGGCCCGCTGGTAGTGGACTGGCCCCACAAGGCGGAGAGCAAGTCGTACTTTCCGCCCAAGGGCTACGCGTTCCTGCTCTTCCAAGACGAGTGCTCGGTGCAGGCGCTGATGGACGCGTGCATCCAGGAGGAGGACAAGCTGTACCTGTGCGTGAGCAGCCCCACCATCAAGGACAAGCCGGTACAGATCCGGCCCTGGCGGCTCGGCGACGCTGACTTCGTGCTGGACGCGTCGCTGCCGTTGGACCCGCGCAAGACGGTCTTCGTGGGCGGCGTGCCGCGACCGCTCAAGGCCGTCGAGCTGGCCATGATCATGGACCGGCTGTACGGCGGCGTCTGCTACGCAGGCATTGACACAGACCCCGAGCTCAAGTACCCTAAGGGTGCTGGCCGCGTGGCCTTCTCCAACCAGCAGAGCTACATTGCTGCTATCAGCGCGCGCTTCGTGCAGCTGCAGCACGGGGACATCGAGAAGCGG GTCGAGGTCAAGCCGTACGTGCTCGATGACCAGATGTGTGACGAATGCCAGGGTGCCCGGTGCGGCGGCAAGTTCGCGCCTTTCTTCTGCGCCAACGTGACCTGCCTGCAGTACTACTGCGAGCACTGCTGGGCCACCATCCACTCGCGGCCGGGTCGCGAGTTCCACAAGCCCCTGGTCAAGGAGGGCGCCGACCGGCCGCGGGCTGTGCCCTTCCGCTGGTGCTAG
- the LOC119461223 gene encoding cytoplasmic polyadenylation element-binding protein 3 isoform X3 produces MQDDLLLEKSAGKQASSQLSTASVETTSNGEQALEEYSSRKGKGEDPAANSLPEKTESPDVVPSPLQMGFSSEVIATSGANFWSAVAADEAFIQGIPTVNGTLAFPSFPSPMLGAGHPQRRAITGAHNFAAPTRGPPPQGPPLFKAYSSWSSPQQPSWSSPPWSGLTQKRSVPSLGPLSPAGKESPKFRRSTSLPKPDEDGFQVAQGPLDTLRFPLEQQLLDMVRQDPPEAAAHYCKPWGGLGAASTLGSAAAYPGAAAEFRPDEARLQARGGKPDIQARDPNPSARVHFAGRGGFSRRKGRAGGGGGGGGGGGGGGPWLLAGAKSPFFLDGDLVLEEQRCSPKGGEPAAERYSRKVFVGGLPPDIDEEEITASFRRFGPLVVDWPHKAESKSYFPPKGYAFLLFQDECSVQALMDACIQEEDKLYLCVSSPTIKDKPVQIRPWRLGDADFVLDASLPLDPRKTVFVGGVPRPLKAVELAMIMDRLYGGVCYAGIDTDPELKYPKGAGRVAFSNQQSYIAAISARFVQLQHGDIEKRVEVKPYVLDDQMCDECQGARCGGKFAPFFCANVTCLQYYCEHCWATIHSRPGREFHKPLVKEGADRPRAVPFRWC; encoded by the exons ATGCAAGACGACCTGCTGCTTGAGAAGAGCGCCGGCAAACAGGCCTCATCCCAGCTGTCGACTGCAAGTGTCGAGACTACATCTAACGGAGAACAAGCCCTAGAAGAGTATTCGTCGCGCAAGGGCAAAGGGGAAGACCCAGCAGCGAATTCGCTGCCCGAGAAGACGGAGAGCCCGGACGTAGTGCCTTCTCCGCTGCAAATGGGCTTTTCGTCGGAGGTGATCGCCACCTCGGGAGCCAACTTTTGGTCAGCTGTGGCGGCGGACGAAGCCTTTATCCAGGGCATCCCGACTGTTAACGGCACGCTGGCTTTTCCCAGCTTCCCGAGCCCGATGTTGGGCGCAGGCCACCCCCAGCGGCGGGCCATCACGGGCGCGCACAATTTCGCTGCGCCGACTAGGGGCCCGCCGCCTCAGGGGCCCCCCCTGTTCAAGGCCTACTCCAGCTGGAGCAGCCCGCAGCAGCCGAGCTGGTCGAGCCCACCGTGGAGCGGTTTGACCCAGAAGCGCTCGGTTCCCAGCCTTGGGCCGCTCTCGCCGGCCGGCAAAGAGAGCCCCAAGTTTCGTCGGAGCACTTCGCTGCCCAAGCCGGACGAGGACGGCTTCCAG GTCGCCCAGGGCCCGCTGGACACGCTGCGGTTCCCGCTCGAGCAGCAACTGCTCGACATGGTGCGCCAGGATCCGCCTGAAGCAGCGGCCCACTACTGCAAGCCGTGGGGTGGCCTCGGTGCTGCATCGACGCTCGGCTCGGCGGCCGCGTACCCGGGCGCTGCTGCCGAGTTCAGGCCCGACGAGGCTCGGCTTCAGGCGCGCGGAGGTAAGCCGGACATCCAAGCGCGCGACCCGAACCCGAGCGCGCGCGTGCACTTCGCAGGACGTGGCGGCTTCTCgcggaggaaagggcgcgcgggcggcggcggcggtggtggtggcggcggtggcggcggcgggcCCTGGCTCTTGGCCGGCGCCAAGTCGCCTTTCTTCCTGGACGGCGACCTGGTGCTCGAGGAGCAGCGCTGCTCGCCCAAGGGCGGCGAGCCGGCGGCCGAGCGCTACTCGCGCAAGGTGTTCGTGGGCGGGCTGCCGCCAGACATCGACGAGGAAGAGATCACCGCCAGCTTCAGACGGTTTGGCCCGCTGGTAGTGGACTGGCCCCACAAGGCGGAGAGCAAGTCGTACTTTCCGCCCAAGGGCTACGCGTTCCTGCTCTTCCAAGACGAGTGCTCGGTGCAGGCGCTGATGGACGCGTGCATCCAGGAGGAGGACAAGCTGTACCTGTGCGTGAGCAGCCCCACCATCAAGGACAAGCCGGTACAGATCCGGCCCTGGCGGCTCGGCGACGCTGACTTCGTGCTGGACGCGTCGCTGCCGTTGGACCCGCGCAAGACGGTCTTCGTGGGCGGCGTGCCGCGACCGCTCAAGGCCGTCGAGCTGGCCATGATCATGGACCGGCTGTACGGCGGCGTCTGCTACGCAGGCATTGACACAGACCCCGAGCTCAAGTACCCTAAGGGTGCTGGCCGCGTGGCCTTCTCCAACCAGCAGAGCTACATTGCTGCTATCAGCGCGCGCTTCGTGCAGCTGCAGCACGGGGACATCGAGAAGCGG GTCGAGGTCAAGCCGTACGTGCTCGATGACCAGATGTGTGACGAATGCCAGGGTGCCCGGTGCGGCGGCAAGTTCGCGCCTTTCTTCTGCGCCAACGTGACCTGCCTGCAGTACTACTGCGAGCACTGCTGGGCCACCATCCACTCGCGGCCGGGTCGCGAGTTCCACAAGCCCCTGGTCAAGGAGGGCGCCGACCGGCCGCGGGCTGTGCCCTTCCGCTGGTGCTAG
- the LOC119461223 gene encoding cytoplasmic polyadenylation element-binding protein 3 isoform X1, with the protein MGDYTFSVSANVRALSPVEFQPNPGNSALFFTPDQIGHTMQDDLLLEKSAGKQASSQLSTASVETTSNGEQALEEYSSRKGKGEDPAANSLPEKTESPDVVPSPLQMGFSSEVIATSGANFWSAVAADEAFIQGIPTVNGTLAFPSFPSPMLGAGHPQRRAITGAHNFAAPTRGPPPQGPPLFKAYSSWSSPQQPSWSSPPWSGLTQKRSVPSLGPLSPAGKESPKFRRSTSLPKPDEDGFQVAQGPLDTLRFPLEQQLLDMVRQDPPEAAAHYCKPWGGLGAASTLGSAAAYPGAAAEFRPDEARLQARGGKPDIQARDPNPSARVHFAGRGGFSRRKGRAGGGGGGGGGGGGGGPWLLAGAKSPFFLDGDLVLEEQRCSPKGGEPAAERYSRKVFVGGLPPDIDEEEITASFRRFGPLVVDWPHKAESKSYFPPKGYAFLLFQDECSVQALMDACIQEEDKLYLCVSSPTIKDKPVQIRPWRLGDADFVLDASLPLDPRKTVFVGGVPRPLKAVELAMIMDRLYGGVCYAGIDTDPELKYPKGAGRVAFSNQQSYIAAISARFVQLQHGDIEKRVEVKPYVLDDQMCDECQGARCGGKFAPFFCANVTCLQYYCEHCWATIHSRPGREFHKPLVKEGADRPRAVPFRWC; encoded by the exons ATGGGGGATTATACTTTCAGTGTATCCGCCAATGTGAGGGCCTTGTCTCCCGTCGAGTTCCAGCCCAATCCAGGTAACAGCGCCCTATTCTTTACTCCCGATCAAATTGGCCACACGATGCAAGACGACCTGCTGCTTGAGAAGAGCGCCGGCAAACAGGCCTCATCCCAGCTGTCGACTGCAAGTGTCGAGACTACATCTAACGGAGAACAAGCCCTAGAAGAGTATTCGTCGCGCAAGGGCAAAGGGGAAGACCCAGCAGCGAATTCGCTGCCCGAGAAGACGGAGAGCCCGGACGTAGTGCCTTCTCCGCTGCAAATGGGCTTTTCGTCGGAGGTGATCGCCACCTCGGGAGCCAACTTTTGGTCAGCTGTGGCGGCGGACGAAGCCTTTATCCAGGGCATCCCGACTGTTAACGGCACGCTGGCTTTTCCCAGCTTCCCGAGCCCGATGTTGGGCGCAGGCCACCCCCAGCGGCGGGCCATCACGGGCGCGCACAATTTCGCTGCGCCGACTAGGGGCCCGCCGCCTCAGGGGCCCCCCCTGTTCAAGGCCTACTCCAGCTGGAGCAGCCCGCAGCAGCCGAGCTGGTCGAGCCCACCGTGGAGCGGTTTGACCCAGAAGCGCTCGGTTCCCAGCCTTGGGCCGCTCTCGCCGGCCGGCAAAGAGAGCCCCAAGTTTCGTCGGAGCACTTCGCTGCCCAAGCCGGACGAGGACGGCTTCCAG GTCGCCCAGGGCCCGCTGGACACGCTGCGGTTCCCGCTCGAGCAGCAACTGCTCGACATGGTGCGCCAGGATCCGCCTGAAGCAGCGGCCCACTACTGCAAGCCGTGGGGTGGCCTCGGTGCTGCATCGACGCTCGGCTCGGCGGCCGCGTACCCGGGCGCTGCTGCCGAGTTCAGGCCCGACGAGGCTCGGCTTCAGGCGCGCGGAGGTAAGCCGGACATCCAAGCGCGCGACCCGAACCCGAGCGCGCGCGTGCACTTCGCAGGACGTGGCGGCTTCTCgcggaggaaagggcgcgcgggcggcggcggcggtggtggtggcggcggtggcggcggcgggcCCTGGCTCTTGGCCGGCGCCAAGTCGCCTTTCTTCCTGGACGGCGACCTGGTGCTCGAGGAGCAGCGCTGCTCGCCCAAGGGCGGCGAGCCGGCGGCCGAGCGCTACTCGCGCAAGGTGTTCGTGGGCGGGCTGCCGCCAGACATCGACGAGGAAGAGATCACCGCCAGCTTCAGACGGTTTGGCCCGCTGGTAGTGGACTGGCCCCACAAGGCGGAGAGCAAGTCGTACTTTCCGCCCAAGGGCTACGCGTTCCTGCTCTTCCAAGACGAGTGCTCGGTGCAGGCGCTGATGGACGCGTGCATCCAGGAGGAGGACAAGCTGTACCTGTGCGTGAGCAGCCCCACCATCAAGGACAAGCCGGTACAGATCCGGCCCTGGCGGCTCGGCGACGCTGACTTCGTGCTGGACGCGTCGCTGCCGTTGGACCCGCGCAAGACGGTCTTCGTGGGCGGCGTGCCGCGACCGCTCAAGGCCGTCGAGCTGGCCATGATCATGGACCGGCTGTACGGCGGCGTCTGCTACGCAGGCATTGACACAGACCCCGAGCTCAAGTACCCTAAGGGTGCTGGCCGCGTGGCCTTCTCCAACCAGCAGAGCTACATTGCTGCTATCAGCGCGCGCTTCGTGCAGCTGCAGCACGGGGACATCGAGAAGCGG GTCGAGGTCAAGCCGTACGTGCTCGATGACCAGATGTGTGACGAATGCCAGGGTGCCCGGTGCGGCGGCAAGTTCGCGCCTTTCTTCTGCGCCAACGTGACCTGCCTGCAGTACTACTGCGAGCACTGCTGGGCCACCATCCACTCGCGGCCGGGTCGCGAGTTCCACAAGCCCCTGGTCAAGGAGGGCGCCGACCGGCCGCGGGCTGTGCCCTTCCGCTGGTGCTAG
- the LOC119461236 gene encoding E3 ubiquitin-protein ligase MARCHF5, with the protein MSTASTDGPCERRYCWVCFASEDEERDAAWVQPCKCRGTTKWVHQACLQRWIDEKQGGNSAAKVACPQCSSEYVVVLPSLGGPVYLLDLVDRSVYRACPFVAAGLLMGSVYWTAVTYGAVTVMQVLGHKQGLSVMEQADPLFLLVGLPSIPVVLVLARMVRWEDYLLRLWWRRSAPLAKRLLLVVPPQDPLSATRLLCGALLLPTVASLVGRLFFGRLAPSQRSLLGGLAFVALKGAAKIYLKRHQYLRQCRRRVLNYEQQQTPPP; encoded by the exons ATGAGCACTGCAAGTACCGATGGCCCCTGCGAACG GCGCTACTGTTGGGTGTGTTTCGCATCAGAAGACGAAGAGCGCGACGCAGCTTGGGTGCAGCCGTGTAAATGCCGCGGAACTACGAAATGGGTGCATCAGGCCTGCCTGCAGCGCTGGATCGACGAGAAGCAGGGGGGTAACAGTGCGGCAAAAGTGGCGTGCCCGCAGTGCAGCAGCGAATACGTGGTGGTGTTGCCCAGTCTCG GGGGCCCCGTGTACCTGCTGGACCTGGTGGATCGGAGCGTGTACCGCGCGTGCCCGTTTGTGGCGGCGGGACTGCTCATGGGATCGGTGTACTGGACGGCCGTCACGTACGGCGCCGTGACAGTGATGCAGGTGCTGGGCCATAAGCAAGGCCTGAGTGTCATGGAGCAAGCCGACCCGCTTTTCCTGCTTGTCGGCCTACCAAGCATCCCCGTAGTACTGGTGCTGGCGCGCATGGTGCGCTGGGAGGACTACCTGCTGCGACTGTGGTGGCGGCGATCAGCGCCGCTGGCCAAGCGGCTGCTGCTTGTGGTGCCGCCGCAGGATCCGTTGTCGGCCACAAGGCTGCTGTGCGGCGCCTTGCTGCTGCCCACCGTTGCGAGTCTCGTTGGCCGGCTCTTCTTCGGCCGGCTGGCGCCGTCGCAGCGTAGCCTGCTGGGCGGCCTGGCATTTGTCGCCCTCAAGGGTGCCGCAAAGATCTACCTCAAGCGGCACCAGTATCTACGCCAGTGCCGCCGCCGCGTGCTTAACTACGAGCAGCAACAGACGCCGCCACCTTAG